The genomic region TAGCATTTTCTGTAGTTGTTTCTGCCAACCATGAGGCCACTGACTGTTCGAGATGCGTTTCAAGTGGCGCATCCACGGTAGAATGCCAACAGCCCCCTTCAATGCAAACTCAATGGTAATCGGGTCGTGTCTGTAAGGGGATACTATTACCTCTACGAAGGTATCTAACTTTACCTTGCTCAGGATTCTTTTATGAATAGGCATACTCTGCCGTTTTTTCTGGCCTTATTATTGACGGCCGGTATTCTTTCAACCACCGCGTGCTCTGAACAAGCCGCACCTATAACGAGGACCAGTAGCGTGAATGAACTAATTAAAACCGATGTGAAACTGGGAGAGGGCGATGTAGCAACGACCGGTAAGAATGTAACGGTTCATTACACCGGTTGGTTATATGATGCCGATGCCGCTGATCATCATGGTAAGAAATTTGATAGTTCTCGTGACCGTGATGAGCCATTTTCTTTCCCGTTGGGGGCTGGTCGGGTGATTATGGGTTGGGATCAGGGCGTAGCAGGTATGAAGATTGGGGGGCAGCGCACCTTGATCATTCCCCCGGATCTTGGTTATGGCGCACGTGGTGCCGGTCGGGTAATTCCGCCGAATGCAACGCTGGTGTTTGATGTTGAATTGTTAGCGGTGCGCTAGCGATTTACCTCCCCCCGTTGGGAGGGAGAGTCAACGATTAACATAATAGACCTTATCGGAAACCCCCTACCTAGCTCTGCCGGACAACGCAACCTCATGATTTATATTGACTGTGGTGGGTGATGAGGAGGTTTCCGATAAGGTCTAATGAATAAGAAACGGGGTCATCCTTTAGTCGGTTTGAGTCGAGTCGAAGGGGGATCCCGTTTTTTATATTCTCTCCATAATGAAGATACAAGCCATGAGAATTGTCTCCATCCTGGTTGTTCTCGTCAGCGTAGGTTTCTCCGCACACCATGTGGTTGCCGCAGATAACGTTGTTCATGGTAACCCAAGCGTGGTGCAAGCGCCGGCGGATGTTCCATTGAGCGAAGGGTTAGTGAAGAGGGTAAATAAAGAGACCGGTAAAGTTGTACTGTCCCATGGCCCACTGCCTAATGGTATGCCCGCCATGACTATGGCCTTTCGGGTTAGAGAAGCTAGTTGGATCGATAGTATGAAGGAAGGTCAAAAGATTCTCTTTGCCGTTGCCGACGTGAATGGCGCCATGACCGTGATACGGTTTGAACCAATAAAATAACCCAAGTTGCCACCTATTCAAAATTCGGGATCGCATCCAATCGTCCCCCTCAATCCCCCCGTAAACGGGGGGAGGTCTGCGGCCTACTCCCTCCCCGTTTACGGGGAGGGCTGGGGAGGGGGCAAGTGGGTGGCAACTTGGGTTAAAATAGTCCAAGTTGCTATTTGGTATCTGGTCGAAAACTCCAATCTTGTGTTTTGCAACCCGGCTAGCAATCCGCAGGGTTGCAAAACACAAGGTTGGAGTTTTCGATCAAGCACAACGAGGTGTCGCGGGTTAGGTGGATATTCGGTAAACGGGAAGTGTGGGTATGAAATTATTCAGCAATTCCTCGAGTTTTTGGTACGTTGTCGTTGTCGCTATGGTGTGTTGTGCCGCACAGGCACGGGAAGAATCGCCGCCGGGTAGTAATGTGGAAAGTCTATTGGCCCTGGCTTGGGAAAGGAATCCCGAACATCTCGGCATTCGCCATGAGGTGGAAGTAGCTAACGAACGAGTTACGCCGGCGGGCGCCCTGCCCGATCCGAAGTTTCGAGTGGAATTACGAGACTTGACGCGCATGGGTAATCAGGATCCTACCCTTTCTCCTAATCGCGTCGGTAGTACGCGCTATCTGCTTATGCAGGACATCCCCTGGTTTGGCAAGCGTGATCTAAAACGCGAGCTAGCCGAACTTGAAGCGGAAAGTGCCCAGGGACGGGCCTTAGATGTATGGAACAATATCGCTGCCAAGATTAAAACAACCTACGCCCAGCTCTATTATCTCCATCGCAACGAGCAACTAACCCGCGAGATTCTCGAATTGATGGTGCGGCTCGAGAAAATTGCCCAGATGCGTTACGCCAATGCCCTTTCCGCCCAGCAGGATGTCATCCGTGCCCAGGTAGAACAGACCAATCTGCGCAATGAATTGATCTCCCTAGACACCGAGCATCACCATCTACATACCCGCATGAACTCTTTGTTGGCACGACCGGTGATGGCCCCACTGGCCGCCCCAAAGGAGCTACGTCCTTTTCCTTCTCTGGCCCAAGTGGATTACTCCGTGCTTGAGGGACGGGTCCGTGCGCACAACCCGTTATTGTCATCGGATGAGGCGCGGATTAAAGCAGCGGGAAAGAGTCGCGAGCTTACCTATAAGAATCGTTATCCCGACTTTACGATTGGGATTTCGCCCATTCAATACCAGAATTCGGTCAGGGAGTGGGAGGTGATGCTTGAGATTAATCTCCCCTTGCAGCAATCCTCACGACGTGCCCAGGAACGTGAGGCGGAGGCTAGCCTTTCTGCCGCTCACTCGCGTTGGGAGGCAACTGCTAACCAGGTGCTTGCTGATTTCTCCGAGAATCTTGCCGCAATGGATAGCGCACGCAAAACCGAGTCACTGATTACCGGGGCATTGTTGCCGCAAGCCGAGATTACCTTTCAAGCGGCACTGGCTGGTTATGAGACAGGTAAAGTGGATTTTGCTACCTTACTCGATGCCCAGCGGCAAATTCGTCAAGCTAAGCAAAACCGAATCAAAGTCCAGGCCGAGGGACAGGCGCGTTTAGCGGAGATTGAGCGACTCTTGGGGGACGACCTATGAAACGAGGGACGAGATTTGTCATGGGTAGTTTGATAGCAACCGTGATTGTCCTATTGGTGGCGGGGGGTGGTTATTGGCTAGGTAATCAGGCTGCGCTGAGTCGTGTGGAATTAACGAGTGTTGCTCCCCGTAGCGAGTTGGTACAGCGCAAATTGCTTTACTACCGTAATCCCATGGGTCTATCTGATATCTCGTCGGCCCCGAAGAAAGACTCCATGGGAATGGATTATGTCCCGGTCTATGAAGATGAGCAGAATGACGCATCGGTTCCAGAAAATCAGCTCAAGATTACTGCGGACAATGTACAGAAACTGGGTGTAAAAACCGAGTTGGCCAGTTTACGTTCCTTGGATGCAATCGTTCGCGCCGCTGCCGGTCGTATTGAGCCAGACGAGCGTCGTCTGTATACGATTTCTCCCAAGTTCGAGGGTTATATTGATCGCCTATACGTTAATGTAACTGGTCAGCCAGTGGAGAAAGGGCAGCCATTATTTGAGGTCTATAGCCCGGAATTGGTATCGGCCCAACGTGAATACGCGATTGCCATTCAGGGGGTTAATGCCCTCAAGAAAGCGAGTGGTGAGGTTCAAGCCAGTATGCAGCAGTTAGCCAATTCGAGCTTGGCGCGTCTCAAGAACTGGGATATTTCCGAGGAGCAGCTCAAGGTTTTGGCTAAATCAGGGGAGGCCAAACACACCCTAACCTTTCGTTCGCCGGTAAACGGGATCATCACTGAGAAGAAGGCGTTGCCTGGAATGCGTTTCATGCCAGGGGAGGTTCTTTATCAGATTGCCGATCTATCCACCGTCTGGGTGATTGCCGATGTCTTTGAGTCGGATCTTGGGCTGATCAAGTCTGGAATGAAGACTAAGATCAAAATCAATGCCTATCCCGATCAGATATTTGAGGGGATGGTGACCTACATCTATCCGATATTAAAGGCAGAGACTCGTACCATTCCGGTGCGGGTTGAATTGGCCAATCCTGGTATTTTGATCAAGCCGGGGATGTTTGCGGTGGTGGAGTTCTTGATCAAGAGCAAAGGGGTCGTAGTCACGGTACCGGTATCGGCGGTGATTGATAGTGGGACTCGTCAGATTGTCTTTGTGGAGCTCAACGAGGGGCGTTATGAAGCGCGTGAGGTTAAGCTTGGTGCTCGGGGAAATAACTACGTTGAGGTGCTGGAGGGAATCAAGGATCGTGAATCGGTAGTGGTCTCCGCTAATTTTCTGATTGACGCAGAGAGCAATCTCAAGGCCGCGCTCCGTAGTTTTAACCACACCACTCAGGTGGATGGAAAGGCTGTGCCGAGCAAACCAAACTCGACGAATGCCGGACATCGAGCAGAAGGCACGGTGGATGATATTGATGCAACGGCGGGGACAATTAGCATTAGTCATGGTCCGGTGGAAAGTCTCAAATGGCCAGCAATGACGATGGAGTTTCAGGCAGCCAATCATGCGCTTCTCAAGAATCTAAAACCTGGTGCGCCGGTTGCCTTCGAGTTTGTGGAACGCAAGCAGGGTGAATGGGTTGTCACCAGCATAAGGCCCATTAGCAAGGTGATACCGTAGGAGTCAGCGTAGGATGCGGTGAGGAAGAACCCCCCGCATCAATTCGCGTCACGCCCCATCCTCGATAACTATCTCAGGGTTACGTACCCAATCCAGGCAATACACACCATCGCACATAGGCGTAGAAGTCGGACAACGCGAATGATGCGGTTCGTTCCTCACCGCATCCTTGTATCTACGGGGGCTGACCTTGGTCAGAATTAGCGCAAGGAGGGTTTAACGGAGGTATTTCTCGTTTATGGGGTTGGTGTCCCCAAGGAATCCTCGATATCGTCTCTAACCGGGAGGTTGCTACGCGCCGACGAATAGTTTTTCGTGGCGGAATAACGGGACGAGGCGGTCGCCGTTGAGGGAGTGAAAGTCGCGGAGTTTTTAGCGGTTGAATTACGGAGGGAGTGGCGACGTAGGGCCATGAGAATGGTCTTCAGCAACTCCTGGTGTACGGTGATCCAAAGGTAACCAGCAAAGATGGTGAGAAACAGCAAACACGAGGTAATCTCGGGTACACCAAGAATCTCCAGTATCACCCCAATCAGCCCAAAAATAATGGCCATGGTGAAAATAATAATCACCGTCCCGGAAACGTCGTGTTGAATGGGTTGTGATGGGTCCGTCTGCCGTGGAATGGATAGTTGTTCCATTAGCACATGGTGGAGGTGTCCACGATCTGCCGCAAAAGGGGATTGTTTATTCGTCATCCGTCGGATCATTACTGAAAGAGTATCAAACAACGGTACCGCCAGGATCCACAAGGCAGTAACCGGCGCTAGGGCACGGTGTTCGCCTTGGGATAGATCCACCGCAAACCAGCACAACATAAAACCAAGAAACATACTCCCGGCATCCCCCATAAAGACCAACGCAAAAGGTCGACCCGGTAGGCGAAGATTAAACAAGAGAAAGGCAAGCACTGCGGTGCCGAGGGTGGCCAATACCATTAGATTCGTTTGGTGGGCAGTGAGGCTGGCAAGGAGAGCAAAAAATAAAAGAGATATCAACGACAATCCACCTGCAAGGCCATCAACCCCATCGATCATATTGAAGGCGTTGATGACTCCAACCGTAGCAAAGATGGTAAAGGGCAGCGCCAAGGGGCCAAGCGTAATGTCGCTTGCCCCGAATAGGGCGCCAAGACTCTCGATAGACCTCCCCCCCAGGAAATACATACTCATGGCCGCTAGAATCTGACCAATGATGCGTGGCCATGCCCTCAATTCGTGAAAATCATCGAAGGCCCCTAACGCCACTAATAAGAAGGCACCAACCAGTAGCCCGAAAATTCCTGGAAAATATAATTTATTGAGGATAATAGCAATTACAAAGGCGCCAAACATAGCAATGCCCCCCACCAAAGGCGTGTTGTCTCCGTGCCATTTCCGACCACCGGGCGCATCTACCAAGCCAATCCTCTTGGCAAACGGACGAAGGGACAGTATCAGCAGAATACCGGTACCAAAGGTAACTAGGACTCCCAATAATTCTTCCATTTTACTATTACCCCTCAAAGTCTTAGGCCGGACCTCTAGGAAAATTACTCTGCCCCAAGTTATTATTATTTAACCCAAGTTGCCCCCTACTTGCCCCCTTCCCTAGCCCTCCCCGTAAACGGGGAGGGAGTAGGCCGCAGACCTCCCCCCGTTTACGGGGGGATTGAGGGGGACGATTGGATGCGATCCCGAATTTTGAATAGGTGGCAACTTGGGTTATTTATAATGGGAGGATGAACATCTCATACGGATAATGCGAATGGTTAGCTAGCTTTGGATAGTCGGTACTCCTGAATATTCTGTTATTGGTTGCCGTCTTTAATGAGGAGACTCAATAGACATTATCGGAAACCTCACCCCCGCCCCCCTCTCCTTAACAGGAGAGGGGGAGAATTATTCCGTTGTTATGCTTAACTCCTGAACGGAACAGGCAAAAAATCTCCCCCTCTCCTGTTAAGGAGAGGGGGGCGGGGGGTGAGGTTTTGGGTTTCCGATAATGTCTAATAAGTAGTCGCTATGGCAGAAAAAATTGGTAACCCCTTACTGGGGCAATCCGTCAAGCGTGGATGGCTATCCACTCAGGCAACAATCGGCAAATAATATACCAACTGGCTGATTTACCCTCTGTGTCACGCCAAAGGGCGGGAGGGGGTTGGCTGGTGTGTTATTTACAGATTGTTGCCTTAACCTACAATACCTGTTTTTACGTATCGCTCCTATGTTTCTAACGCAGAAGACGAAAATGCCTCTCTCCCAGAGGGAGAGGGGAGGAAGGTGCGCTAGACAGTCCTTGGGTTAGGCAAACGAGGCGTCGCGGGTTAGGTGGATAGCCAGCGTGGTATCGAGAGTGGCCCGTGAGGGCGAGATCACGCTCGGTGATTTGTGCCCATCGCTTTCCTCTCTTCCAACGAGGTGTGATTGAGAGGATAAGAACACCCCTAACTTAATTCATAACGTCATGATTAGCAAAACAATATCACGACCATGCGGCTAAGTTATCACACAGTTCAGTGTACGTTTTTAAAGCATCTCCACTGGCGATAATAACGCAGTTGCTAGAACGAGCCAACGCAAGCATGCGGCAGAACAGTGGGGTAATAATTCTCCTTGTGTTTTGTCCTGTTGAATGATTGCCTACTTCCAGGTAAAACCTTTAATGAGTAACGGGAATTGCGTCTGCGTCCTAACCCTAGCTGATATTGCTGGTGAAATCTGGGAAGTTCTTGTGGGTAGGGTGTAGTGAGTACCACGGTTGAGTGTGGTCTGTCGTTACCTTGCCGACGCCACCCCGCGAGTCCCAAAGTATCACTTATAGATTATGGTTTTAGTGAGCCTGTCCCGAGTAGATTTTTTACCAAGATCAAGCATGTATGTCAATGTAATTGATCACTGAAGAGTGCCCGTGAACAACGATTTTAGAAATCTGAAATTTCCGACCACGGACCTTATTTTCTGGTTTGCGCTGGTTGGTGTGATCGTTCTTAGTGGCGCCTATGGTTCGTATCGGTTTTTTGCCGACCGGCTGATTGGCCATGCACAAGAGGATTTGCAGGGTCTCGCCAAAATAAAAACAACACAGATCGAATCATTGTTAACTGGTTGTCATGGTAATGGAGAAGTTTTTGTCGTACGCCCCTCTGTTTGGCGGACCTTGAGTGGTATCGACGTGGCGCAAGAGAGGTTACGTCTTGAAAAAGTTATTACTGATACCATGTGGGGAGATGGCTATCGTCGGATTATCGTGGTTGATACTTCTTTACAGATCGTTGCTCCCACCTCCTCCAATCCTCTTGAATTGATTGAACGCTTGGCATTGCAGAAGGCCATGCAGACCCGAGATTTTGAATTAGTCAATCTGCATCGTACCCGTGGGGATACGATCTTCTATGGCATTGCCCATCCGGTCTTTGCGAATGGTAATGAAAATGATACGGTGGTCGGGGCAGTTTACCTCGAAAGGGATGCCCAGCAGGATCTCTATCCATTGCTAGAATTCCGCTCAACTTCTTCTTCGTCGATGGAGACTATTCTCATTCAACGTGAAGGTAGTGATGTCGTATTTCTGAGTCGATTACGTTTCAAGCCAGATGCCTTGCCGCTATCGTTGCGTTTGTCCGTCGATAATGCGCTCATAGGGGCATCGCTGGATGAAGAACCCGGTCTACTGAGAGGGCTCGATTATCGGGGTGTGGAAACCGTTAGGGCCATCCAACCCGTTTCCAACACTCCTTGGATCATGGTCACGAAGATCAACCGCGCCGAGATTGAGCATCCCGCCAAAATGGTAGGAATCATCATCTTCGTGCTCGCGGTCATTTTATGGTTGTTGCTTACAAATATTTTCCGCCTATTCTGGTATCGTCGCTCATTGGGAATGGTTGTGGAACAATCGGCAATTACCAGGCGTTACGCGGCAGCACTACGAACCTCTATTGATGGTTATCTGGTCGTGGACCAATCGGGTCGCATCGTTGATAGCAATATTGCATCGATTGAGATCACCGGTTACCAAGCAGACGAATTACTTACTTTGGGAATTGCTGACCTGGAGGTAATAGCCTCGTCCGACGAAGACTATGCTCGAATGCAACGTATTATGGTGTCCGGCAATGAGCGGTTGTTGACGCGCTGGAAACGTAAGGATGGAATGATTATTGATATTGAGGCCAGTCTCTCTTTTGCCGATGGCTACTTTTTTGTCTTTGTCCGAGATATTACCGAACGTAAACAGGCAGAGGTAACCCTGCGTCGCCAACATGAACTGCTCGCGTGCATTGAACGATTGCAAAACCTATTTATTGGAGAAGGCGCCCCGGGCTTGATGTTTGATAGCATACTGATCGATATTCTGAAATTGACGAGCAGTGAATGTGGTTTTATTGCCGAATTAATGACTGATGATGAGGGGCGACCACATCAACAGATGCTGGCGATCTCCAATGTTGCCCGGGATGATGACACTCGTCATTTCTACGAGCAGCATGTCCCCCCTGGATTCCATTTTGACCAATTCGACGGGTTAC from Gammaproteobacteria bacterium harbors:
- a CDS encoding Peptidyl-prolyl cis-trans isomerase — protein: MNRHTLPFFLALLLTAGILSTTACSEQAAPITRTSSVNELIKTDVKLGEGDVATTGKNVTVHYTGWLYDADAADHHGKKFDSSRDRDEPFSFPLGAGRVIMGWDQGVAGMKIGGQRTLIIPPDLGYGARGAGRVIPPNATLVFDVELLAVR
- a CDS encoding hypothetical protein (Evidence 5 : Unknown function); its protein translation is MRLRCPAELGRGFPIRSIMLIVDSPSQRGEVNR
- a CDS encoding conserved exported hypothetical protein (Evidence 4 : Unknown function but conserved in other organisms), whose translation is MRIVSILVVLVSVGFSAHHVVAADNVVHGNPSVVQAPADVPLSEGLVKRVNKETGKVVLSHGPLPNGMPAMTMAFRVREASWIDSMKEGQKILFAVADVNGAMTVIRFEPIK
- a CDS encoding outer membrane protein, heavy metal efflux system, encoding MKLFSNSSSFWYVVVVAMVCCAAQAREESPPGSNVESLLALAWERNPEHLGIRHEVEVANERVTPAGALPDPKFRVELRDLTRMGNQDPTLSPNRVGSTRYLLMQDIPWFGKRDLKRELAELEAESAQGRALDVWNNIAAKIKTTYAQLYYLHRNEQLTREILELMVRLEKIAQMRYANALSAQQDVIRAQVEQTNLRNELISLDTEHHHLHTRMNSLLARPVMAPLAAPKELRPFPSLAQVDYSVLEGRVRAHNPLLSSDEARIKAAGKSRELTYKNRYPDFTIGISPIQYQNSVREWEVMLEINLPLQQSSRRAQEREAEASLSAAHSRWEATANQVLADFSENLAAMDSARKTESLITGALLPQAEITFQAALAGYETGKVDFATLLDAQRQIRQAKQNRIKVQAEGQARLAEIERLLGDDL
- a CDS encoding membrane fusion protein, copper/silver efflux system, which gives rise to MGSLIATVIVLLVAGGGYWLGNQAALSRVELTSVAPRSELVQRKLLYYRNPMGLSDISSAPKKDSMGMDYVPVYEDEQNDASVPENQLKITADNVQKLGVKTELASLRSLDAIVRAAAGRIEPDERRLYTISPKFEGYIDRLYVNVTGQPVEKGQPLFEVYSPELVSAQREYAIAIQGVNALKKASGEVQASMQQLANSSLARLKNWDISEEQLKVLAKSGEAKHTLTFRSPVNGIITEKKALPGMRFMPGEVLYQIADLSTVWVIADVFESDLGLIKSGMKTKIKINAYPDQIFEGMVTYIYPILKAETRTIPVRVELANPGILIKPGMFAVVEFLIKSKGVVVTVPVSAVIDSGTRQIVFVELNEGRYEAREVKLGARGNNYVEVLEGIKDRESVVVSANFLIDAESNLKAALRSFNHTTQVDGKAVPSKPNSTNAGHRAEGTVDDIDATAGTISISHGPVESLKWPAMTMEFQAANHALLKNLKPGAPVAFEFVERKQGEWVVTSIRPISKVIP
- a CDS encoding hypothetical protein (Evidence 5 : Unknown function), with protein sequence MNNDFRNLKFPTTDLIFWFALVGVIVLSGAYGSYRFFADRLIGHAQEDLQGLAKIKTTQIESLLTGCHGNGEVFVVRPSVWRTLSGIDVAQERLRLEKVITDTMWGDGYRRIIVVDTSLQIVAPTSSNPLELIERLALQKAMQTRDFELVNLHRTRGDTIFYGIAHPVFANGNENDTVVGAVYLERDAQQDLYPLLEFRSTSSSSMETILIQREGSDVVFLSRLRFKPDALPLSLRLSVDNALIGASLDEEPGLLRGLDYRGVETVRAIQPVSNTPWIMVTKINRAEIEHPAKMVGIIIFVLAVILWLLLTNIFRLFWYRRSLGMVVEQSAITRRYAAALRTSIDGYLVVDQSGRIVDSNIASIEITGYQADELLTLGIADLEVIASSDEDYARMQRIMVSGNERLLTRWKRKDGMIIDIEASLSFADGYFFVFVRDITERKQAEVTLRRQHELLACIERLQNLFIGEGAPGLMFDSILIDILKLTSSECGFIAELMTDDEGRPHQQMLAISNVARDDDTRHFYEQHVPPGFHFDQFDGLHSAIIVSNDVIIFNNPAQDPRNYGCRLAGHPPLNTFLGLPLRRQREIIGSIGLANRSGGYDEIFVEYLQPIVDVVSQVITAYHNERHRLETEEALRQSKVRFDSLVSCVPVGVYIFTFHANGEMGFEYVSPRFCQIFDISEQLALDNFNNVFSIVHPDDLDSLTRSNMEARETLVPYRWEGRFVIRGETHYLRIESDPTPLMDGGSRWNGVVVDISDRKHSEEELARSNAELAQFAYVASHDLRQPLRTISSYLALLQQKLAANLDEDSVLYMEFCIEGAKRMDALILGLLEYSRVGRMEQAPEIIALHDVIALALGNLELSVAEAAADITVAEELPSIVGYPSELTRLFQNLIGNSINYRARHRPLGINIGWRDEGNDYVIWVRDNGVGIALKDFERAFGIFQRLVSHNHEGTGIGLAICRKVVEHHGGRIWIESVLGEGSSFLMTFPKASVASPTGTSGELSLGSN
- a CDS encoding UDP-GlcNAc:undecaprenyl-phosphate/decaprenyl-phosphate GlcNAc-1-phosphate transferase, which produces MEELLGVLVTFGTGILLILSLRPFAKRIGLVDAPGGRKWHGDNTPLVGGIAMFGAFVIAIILNKLYFPGIFGLLVGAFLLVALGAFDDFHELRAWPRIIGQILAAMSMYFLGGRSIESLGALFGASDITLGPLALPFTIFATVGVINAFNMIDGVDGLAGGLSLISLLFFALLASLTAHQTNLMVLATLGTAVLAFLLFNLRLPGRPFALVFMGDAGSMFLGFMLCWFAVDLSQGEHRALAPVTALWILAVPLFDTLSVMIRRMTNKQSPFAADRGHLHHVLMEQLSIPRQTDPSQPIQHDVSGTVIIIFTMAIIFGLIGVILEILGVPEITSCLLFLTIFAGYLWITVHQELLKTILMALRRHSLRNSTAKNSATFTPSTATASSRYSATKNYSSARSNLPVRDDIEDSLGTPTP